The Candidatus Accumulibacter similis genome has a segment encoding these proteins:
- a CDS encoding NADH-quinone oxidoreductase subunit J produces MLLGLLLGGRQVQCVAFASMPLGLALALGITVAWLREGQTLVYLLGGWAPPLGIALRADGLAVAMLLAVAAVVCGIGLYARADFATPPDARESRAAFSYWLLLMAVWGALNLVFVSGDLFTLYVALELLTFAGVPLVCLAGSGETLRAALRYILFALCGSVLYLLGAVLLYGGYGTLDIPLLAAAVQPGAIARTALALMTAGLLAKTALFPLHIWLPPAHGGAPAAASAVLSALVIKGSWFLVLRLWFDVMPGVVTWASAQLLAGLGAMAIVAGSIVALRQERLKLLVAYSTVAQIGYLFLMFPLAFDATGNALVHGAASTGGLLQAVSHATAKAAMFMAAGLVYAALGHDRIADLAGVARMLPVTVLAFVLAGIALMGVVPSGAYLAKKLLLDAADGSRQWWWTIVLQGGAAFTAGYVVLVLVNVLRRRSAALIPVKRVSRLAEFAALLLAVGSLALALAALGPLPGHPVSSPLAPKELATTLLVLLGGALLALGLSRAPLLAAPGPAAGAPAGRLRQAALAVGMAFEQGDRLVRRWSFASIGLLTLAALFGALLLVGPAT; encoded by the coding sequence ATGCTGCTCGGTTTGCTGCTGGGCGGGCGCCAGGTGCAGTGCGTGGCCTTCGCCTCCATGCCCTTGGGTCTGGCTCTGGCGCTCGGCATCACGGTCGCCTGGCTGCGCGAAGGCCAGACGCTGGTCTACCTGCTCGGCGGATGGGCGCCGCCGCTGGGCATCGCGCTGCGCGCCGACGGGCTGGCGGTGGCCATGCTGCTGGCGGTGGCCGCGGTGGTCTGCGGCATCGGCCTGTACGCGCGCGCCGACTTCGCCACGCCGCCGGACGCCAGGGAATCGCGCGCCGCGTTCAGCTACTGGCTGCTGCTGATGGCGGTGTGGGGCGCGCTCAACCTGGTGTTCGTCAGCGGCGACCTGTTCACGCTCTATGTCGCGCTGGAGCTCCTGACCTTCGCCGGCGTGCCGCTGGTGTGCCTGGCCGGCAGCGGCGAGACCCTGCGCGCCGCGTTGCGCTACATACTGTTCGCGCTCTGCGGCTCGGTGCTGTACCTGCTCGGCGCGGTCCTGCTGTACGGCGGCTACGGCACGCTGGACATCCCGCTGCTGGCCGCCGCGGTGCAGCCCGGAGCGATCGCCCGCACGGCTCTGGCGTTGATGACCGCCGGCCTGCTGGCGAAGACGGCGCTCTTCCCGCTGCACATCTGGCTGCCGCCGGCGCATGGCGGCGCCCCGGCGGCAGCCAGCGCGGTGCTCTCGGCGCTGGTGATCAAGGGCTCGTGGTTCCTCGTCCTGCGACTCTGGTTCGACGTGATGCCGGGAGTGGTGACCTGGGCCTCGGCGCAACTGCTGGCGGGACTCGGCGCGATGGCCATCGTCGCCGGCAGCATCGTCGCGCTGCGGCAGGAGCGGCTGAAATTGCTGGTCGCCTATTCGACGGTGGCGCAGATCGGCTACCTGTTCCTGATGTTCCCGCTCGCCTTCGACGCCACCGGCAACGCGCTGGTACACGGCGCGGCATCGACCGGCGGACTGCTGCAGGCGGTGTCGCATGCCACTGCCAAGGCCGCCATGTTCATGGCCGCCGGCCTCGTCTATGCGGCGCTCGGTCACGACCGCATCGCCGACCTGGCCGGCGTCGCCCGTATGCTGCCGGTCACCGTGCTGGCGTTCGTGCTCGCCGGCATTGCGCTGATGGGAGTCGTCCCGAGCGGCGCCTATCTGGCGAAGAAGCTCCTGCTCGACGCCGCCGATGGCTCGCGGCAGTGGTGGTGGACGATCGTGCTGCAAGGCGGCGCCGCATTCACCGCCGGCTACGTGGTGCTGGTGCTGGTCAATGTCCTGCGCCGTCGCTCCGCTGCACTGATCCCCGTCAAGCGCGTTTCGCGCCTTGCCGAGTTCGCGGCCCTGCTGCTCGCCGTCGGCTCGCTGGCGCTGGCCCTCGCCGCACTCGGGCCGCTTCCCGGCCATCCCGTGTCGAGCCCGCTGGCACCGAAGGAACTGGCGACGACGCTGCTGGTGCTGTTGGGCGGCGCGCTGCTGGCGCTGGGACTGTCGCGCGCGCCGTTGCTCGCTGCGCCGGGGCCTGCTGCGGGCGCTCCTGCCGGCCGGCTGCGCCAGGCGGCGCTGGCGGTGGGGATGGCCTTCGAGCAGGGCGACCGGCTCGTTCGGCGCTGGTCGTTCGCCAGCATCGGCCTGCTCACGCTGGCGGCGCTGTTCGGCGCCCTGCTGCTCGTCGGGCCAGCGACATGA
- a CDS encoding NADH-quinone oxidoreductase subunit K — translation MNVETLFALCACALVGIGLYGLIVQPHPLRKLVAFNIMGSGVFVLFGALARRGAAAGMAADPVPQALLITAIVVAFAATAVTVAVLLRLIESTATASLANEPPSGE, via the coding sequence GCGCGCTGGTGGGCATCGGCCTGTACGGCCTGATCGTGCAGCCACACCCACTGCGCAAGCTGGTGGCCTTCAACATCATGGGTTCGGGCGTCTTCGTCCTCTTCGGCGCGCTGGCCAGGCGCGGCGCCGCGGCCGGCATGGCCGCCGACCCGGTGCCGCAGGCGCTGCTGATCACCGCCATCGTCGTCGCCTTCGCCGCCACCGCAGTGACCGTTGCCGTGCTGCTGCGGCTGATCGAATCCACCGCCACCGCGTCGCTGGCCAACGAGCCACCGTCCGGCGAGTGA